The Chiloscyllium punctatum isolate Juve2018m chromosome 42, sChiPun1.3, whole genome shotgun sequence genome includes a region encoding these proteins:
- the LOC140465947 gene encoding uncharacterized protein, with the protein MGGGMQLCCTYITVIEAESGGSSPTGKQEKIRIIETTDLEKTFEIETGYGEANAWMEWVKYTVRSMKKSDCYACTSARPNPQVVPFPLGWEKHPRAMDCMIRLYQDREAWNDPTCRPLSLKFPPVRSEGAPRPPSFSGVTGTHQACVSRTGLQWDDDVGTFDKCSGSIRLVNETTGGGNYSHIHVPRADLWWYCGGRVLRPTLPQKWTGTCAIVQLAIPFTLAFEKQEQPRSSGRTERALETSFDDNIYLDAIGVPRGVPDEYKARNQIAAGFESSLFWWVTINKILDWINYIYYNQQRFINYTRDAVKGIAEQLDATSRMAWENRLALDMMLAEKGGVCVMIGTQCCTFIPNNTAPDGSITRALDGLTTLADELAENSGIDSGLTDWLEAWFGKWTGVVIPFLVSCIVVAGVLTALGCCVIPCVRGLTQRLIETALTKKDVPYGQVERINLEMEQRESSLAGGSIREGQFDEQARELLNALEKKLTVEKLQAVRKDTGDL; encoded by the coding sequence atgggggggggaatgcagctgtgctgcacgtatatcacggtcattgaagctgagtctgggggctcatccccCACtggtaagcaggaaaagattagaataattgagacaacggatttggaaaagacctttgaaatagaaacgggatacggggaggcgaatgcctggatggaatgggtcaaatatactgtgaggagcatgaaaaagagtgattgctacgcatgcacgagtgcccgccctaaccctcaggtggtcccattcccgctgggatgggagaaacacccacgagccatggactgcatgataaggctgtaccaggaccgagaggcctggaacgaccccacttgtcgacccttgagtttgaagtttccccccgtcaggtctgagggggcgccccgcccgccatcattctcaggggtaacgggtacgcaccaggcctgcgtctctcggacgggactacagtgggacgacgatgtggggacatttgacaagtgcagcggatcaatccggctggtcaatgaaactaccgggggcgggaattactcccacattcatgtacctagggcagacctctggtggtactgtggtgggagggttctgcgaccgaccctgccccaaaaatggacgggcacttgtgcgatcgttcaattggccatcccattcaccctggcattcgaaaaacaagagcaaccccgttctagtggaagaactgagagagctttggagacctctttcgatgataacatatatttagatgccataggggtccccaggggtgttcctgacgaatacaaggctaggaaccagatagcggcgggttttgagtcgtcactgttctggtgggtgactaTCAATAAGAttttggattggattaattatatttactacaatcagcagaggttcattaattatacccgggatgcagtgaaaggaatagcagaacaactggacgccactagtaggatggcgtgggaaaataggttggccttagacatgatgttggcagaaaaggggggtgtttgtgtcatgataggaactcagtgctgcactttcatccccaacaacacagcccctgatgggtccatcacccgcgccctggatggactcaccacattggcggacgaactggccgaaaactcgggcatcgactctggcctcacggactggttggaagcttggttcggtaaatggacgggggtggtcattccctttcttgtctcatgtatagtggtggcaggggtactcactgcccttgggtgttgcgttattccctgtgtccggggattaacccaacgactgatcgaaaccgcccttactaagaaggatgttccctatgggcaggttgaacgaataaatctcgagatggaacaacgtgaatccagCTTGgccgggggtagtattagagaagggcagtttgatgaacaagctcgggagttattaaatgccctggagaagaaacttacggttgaaaaattacaggccgtaagaaaagacacgggggatttgtag